Proteins encoded together in one Oncorhynchus mykiss isolate Arlee chromosome 7, USDA_OmykA_1.1, whole genome shotgun sequence window:
- the LOC110516860 gene encoding uncharacterized protein LOC110516860, whose translation MSGNLWTEEQFNCPVCLDLPNEPVTIPCGHSYCMGCIKDYWSKDNPRSPGVYSCPQCRQTFCPKPSLSRNTMLAEAVEQLRKGALTTSARESIRSAHRANTMGRAKGSSRSGGVSRLPAMAVPCDMCHGAGDQRAAVKSCLVCMASYCEAHLKPHQTKAELKKHELIAPTGKLAQKICTEHKYLQEFYCRQCQIFVCWLCTSNQHKDHETTSTKAERTERQKELAEVQTENHQRLKEREGELKDMKKMLEATKRSADRVHDDTETVLSELQRSVERLQELVEGVMNQAGQEKVSEAQDVVNKLEAEISELKRRDKDMKEVFRCEDNIHFLETCESLCSPFECNDLSCVVANPEATFEPVREAILNLRERVEDMCNVELGKITKTVNDTTLFTLGDKAKKNGVQKTGGFRSLFSGLGSKTTTTNNNRPAAPTPTVSVAVRGPNSRGVGLRSQDVRSREEPRADRDRPRREEREPAREAAPRPSTRSSPTQRRKKPARNSPTQSRRETRRRSPSPTPSRREPASPSPTPSRREPASPSPTPSRREPASPSPTPSRREPARPSPTPSRRETPRPEPTTTPTPGAVTQATPASGAFSRMGSIASLFRSHRRATPAPGPVNNNTGGVDPWGMGALTESQPEVNTSLFLDPPTPDPIMNQMPAFPALREIDISSIQAPEPRSREEFLQYACTLTLDTRTAHRRLTLSESNTKATLQGARQPYPDCPQRFDGWTQVLCQAPLSAQRCYWEVDWRGRGSSMGVAYGALSRKGADARAGFGYNAQSWSLELSDTCCTAMHDNEKRDIPVTYSPRLGLFLDLNAGTLAFYSVAESMAHLHTFRANFTQPLYAAFGVGSGVGVGLDFALGQFSQTSDSIKICPM comes from the exons ATGAGTGGTAATCTGTGGACGGAGGAGCAGTTCAACTGTCCTGTGTGCCTGGACCTCCCCAATGAGCCAGTCACCATCCCGTGTGGCCACAGCTACTGCATGGGCTGCATCAAGGACTACTGGAGCAAGGACAACCCTCGCTCCCCTGGAGTCTACAGCTGCCCCCAGTGCCGCCAGACATTCTGTCCCAAGCCCTCCTTGTCCAGGAACACCATGCTGGCAGAGGCCGTGGAGCAGCTCCGCAAGGGGGCCCTCACCACCTCCGCCAGGGAGTCCATCCGGAGCGCCCACCGTGCCAACACCATGGGTAGAGCCAAGGGAAGTTCCCGTAGTGGTGGTGTCAGCAGGCTGCCAGCCATGGCCGTGCCCTGTGACATGTGCCACGGCGCTGGAGACCAGCGGGCTGCGGTGAAGTCTTGCCTGGTGTGTATGGCGTCCTACTGCGAGGCCCACCTGAAACCGCATCAGACGAAAGCGGAGTTGAAAAAGCATGAGCTGATTGCGCCCACGGGCAAGCTGGCGCAGAAGATCTGTACCGAGCACAAGTACCTGCAGGAGTTCTACTGTCGCCAGTGCCAGATTTTTGTGTGCTGGCTGTGCACCAGTAACCAGCACAAGGACCATGAGACCACCTCCACCAAGGCAGAgcgcacagagagacag AAAGAGCTGGCTGAGGTGCAGACAGAGAATCATCAGAGActgaaagaaagagaaggagagctgAAAGACATGAAGAAGATGCTGGAGGCAACAAAG CGCTCAGCAGACAGGGTACATGATGACACAGAGACGGTGCTGTCGGAGCTCCAGCGCTCAGTGGAGAGGCTCCAGGAGCTGGTGGAGGGTGTGATGAACCAGGCTGGGCAGGAGAAAGTAAGCGAGGCCCAGGACGTGGTGAACAAGCTGGAGGCCGAGATCTCGGAgctgaagaggagagacaaggacaTGAAGGAGGTGTTCCGCTGTGAGGACAACATCCACTTCCTGGAG ACCTGTGAGTCTCTGTGCAGCCCGTTTGAGTGTAATGATCTGTCGTGTGTGGTGGCCAATCCAGAGGCTACGTTTGAGCCTGTACGTGAAGCCATCCTGAACCTAcgggagagagtggaggacatGTGCAACGTGGAACTGGGCAAGATCACCAAGACAG TGAATGACACAACACTGTTCACCTTAGGAGACAAAG CAAAAAAAAATGGCGTCCAGAAGACGGGAGGGTTCAGGAGTT TGTTTTCTGGTCTGggatccaaaacaacaacaacaaacaacaaccgTCCTGCAG CTCCCACACCGACTGTCTCCGTGGCGGTTCGAGGACCTAACTCACGTG GTGTAGGCCTGCGCTCTCAGGATGTTAGGAGCAGAGAGGAACCACGAg CTGACAGAGACAGgccgaggagagaggagagagaaccag CCAGAGAGGCAGCCCCCAGGCCAAGCACCAGATCTAGTCCCACTCAGAGGCGGAAAAAGCCAGCCAGAAATAGCCCTACCCAAAGTCGAAGAGAGACGCGCAGACgcagtcccagtcccactccaaGTCGTAGAGAGCcagccagtcccagtcccactccaaGTCGTAGAGAGCcagccagtcccagtcccactccaaGTCGTAGAGAGCcagccagtcccagtcccactccaaGTCGTAGAGAGCCAGCCAGACCCAGCCCTACGCCCAGCCGGAGAGAGACACCCAGACCAGaacccaccaccacccctacccccGGTGCTGTTACCCAAGCCACCCCAGCCTCAGGAGCTTTCAGCCGGATGGGATCCATAGCAAGTCTCTTCCGCTCCCATCGACGTGCCACACCGGCACCTGGGCCAGTCAACAACAACACTGGTGGAGTTGACCCAT GGGGGATGGGTGCACTGACTGAATCCCAACCGGAAGTGAATACCAGCCTTTTCCTGGATCCGCCGACCCCTGACCCCATCATGAATCAGATGCCAGCTTTCCCTGCAT TGAGGGAGATAGACATCTCCAGCATCCAGGCCCCAGAGCCCAGGAGCAGAGAGGAGTTCCTGCAGT ATGCCTGTACCTTGACCCTAGACACGAGGACAGCCCACCGGCGTCTGACCCTGTCGGAGAGCAACACCAAGGCCACCCTACAGGGGGCACGGCAACCCTATCCAGACTGCCCCCAACGCTTCGACGGCTGGACCCAGGTGCTGTGCCAGGCCCCTCTTTCCGCCCAGCGATGTTATTGGGAGGTGGATTGGCGGGGGAGGGGGTCATCAATGGGTGTGGCTTATGGAGCCCTGAGCAGGAAGGGGGCGGACGCCAGGGCGGGGTTTGGCTACAACGCCCAATCATGGAGCCTGGAGCTGTCGGATACGTGTTGCACGGCAATGCATGACAATGAGAAGAGGGACATCCCGGTGACGTACTCGCCGCGTCTGGGGTTGTTCCTGGACCTCAACGCGGGCACCCTGGCGTTCTATAGCGTGGCGGAGAGCATGGCGCACCTGCACACGTTCCGTGCCAACTTTACACAGCCACTGTATGCGGCCTTCGGGgtgggaagtggggttggtgttgGACTGGACTTCGCTCTGGGTCAGTTCAGCCAGACATCCGACAGCATCAAGATCTGCCCCATGTGA